The nucleotide window AAGAAGCTGAAAATCGGCGACCGGATCCGGCAGTATCGCGTCACGAAAGTCTTCGGACCTGGAATGATGGCTATTTCCTATGGAGCTCAGACTTCCACCGGTGAGAAGGTTTTTCTCAAGCAATACAAGTCCCCTGCTCCGACGGTTGTCTGGTATGGGGCTTTCGTTGCTTATCAGAACGAGCTCGGAGCACGCGTCCGGAATGGCCGCGCTGCTCAATTTGCGGTGCGCCAGGTCGATGCATTCGAAGAGATCTGGGGCGGGCTTTGCTACTTTCAGGCATTCGAGTTCGTCGAGAATGGTGCCGACTTGCAGCAAATGCTCGATGAGGAGCGGGAGCAGCATCGTCGCACCAAGCTGGCCGCGACTCGTGATGCCACGGTTTGGGCACGTCACCTCACGTGGTCAAAGGTGTTCATGACCGGTATCGCGGCACTGCACGAATCCAAGGTCGTTCACGCAGATCTCAAGCCGGCGAACGCATATTTGATCACTGACCCGTCGATCAGCTCCGGCTACCAGCTTAAGCTGATCGATATGGACTTCTCCCTGTTGGCTGACCGCCGCGCGCCCTGGCACGGGCATCAGGGATATGTTGGCACTGACAACTATCGATCCCCCGAACATATGACGCGCGGCGCTATTCCGGGACTGGCTTCGGATATTTTCACCTGCGGGCTAATGCTTTACGAACTTCTCGCCGGCCATCATCCATACTGGACCGAGGACCAGGCTGATTATGCGAAGCTTGTGCAGAGCTATGCCGCCAAACCTCCGGCACTTGCCGGGTTGATGCCGGCACCGGCGAACAATGCCGAGGTCAGTGCCGTCCTCCACCGATGCCTGTGTCCAGATCCCGCTGCGAGACCGACGGCTGCGGAAGTTCGGGCAATTTTGAGTGGACGCGGCGCAGGCTCTGCCGTCTCCGAACAGAAAGCTGCTGCATCGACAACAGAAGGCATCGCACCTCCAACTTCCGCAGAGTTGATCATTTCCGAGAGGATCGAGCTGCTTGGTGCGGACGGACGTTCGCTCCAGATCGGGGTGATGACGGAACTTGGAAAACCCCTGTTGCGGCAGTTCGGGCCGGAAAGCGAGTTCTGGGATAATCGCCAATGTGTCCTGGAACGAAATCCCACACGGCAATGGGTGATATCTCCCGTGGATGGTGCGACCAACGAAACACTCGTGAACGGCCTGACCCTCACAGCTCCTCGTCCGCTCAGGCAAGGTGATCGAATTGCGGTCGGCCGCCAGGCCAAAGGCATCGCCAAGATGCCCCTTACGGTGCGGGCGCTCAACAAATGAACTCGGCCGGCGGTAAAGTGCCCGAGCCCGATCCTCCCTGCGAGCAGCCGGCGATAGCGGAGGCGCATCCGGTGATCACAGAGGTGCCCAAGGATGAACTGGGGGCGCCGGGTCTTTCCAGGCCCGCCGCAGATGTTCCAGCTGTAGGCTCCGAACCTACACCGGTGGTTGCTGCGCCATTGGACGAAGAGCCTGCGTCCAGGACGGAAAGCCTACCGTCTGACCAGGCTCTTTCGAAGGTGACGGCCTTTGCTCCATTAGAAATAGTGGATGTGAATGACCTCGATTGGAAAGCTGTCCTCAACCGGGCCAACCCATCTTCCATCCGCTCCGAAATTCGGTCGACGGTTGAAAGTATGGAGGGTCTGCTTGACCGGGCCGACGGGCCAGGCATGTTGTTCGACAAATTCCGCGCCGATCCCACCGACAAAGTCATCAAGATTTCTGACTTCGATACCGAAATCCCGTTGTGGATCATCGGCGACTTGCATGGTGATCTTCTGGCGCTCGAGGCCGCACTAGTGGCAATGCGGCAGCCGGACCTGCAGCCCGGAGAAGTCCAACCTCGGATCCTGTTTCTTGGCGATCTCTTCGATGACGAGGGTTTTAGCCTCGAAATCCTTCTCCGCGTATTTGAACTGATCGTAGACGCGCCCGACCGCGTGTGCGTCATCGCCGGCAATCACGACGAAGCACTGTCTTACGATGGCGTACGATTTTCCTCGAGCGTGACGCCATCGGACTTTGCCGACTTCCTCAACGCTAACCTCACCCACGAATGGATCGAGCGGGCCGGTAAGCTTGCCGTGCGTCTGTTTACGAACGCTCCGCGCGCACTCTTCTTTCCCGACGGATTGCTTGCCGCCCACGGAGGCTTTCCGCTGGTTGACTTGCATCCCGCCCTCGCTGAATCGGGGGAATGGAACAACCCGATGTGCCTGTCTGATTTTGTATGGACAAGGGCCCATCCGAAAGCCCGCAGGAAGCTGCCAAACCGTTTCTCCCGCGGGAGCCAGTTCGGCTACGAGGACTTCGCTGCTTTTTGCTCTTTGAGTGCTGGTCTCGGACGGCCCGTCACACATATGGTACGCGGCCACGATCACGTGGACGAGAGGTATGCGAGCTTCCCCGCCTATCGGGCTAATCCACTGCTCACGACCGTCGCACTTTCGCGTCGGTTGAGCCGCGAGGCATTCGGCCCCTACGAGCGGGTTCCCACCATGGCGCGACATGTCGAAGGAGCCCTGCCGAGCGTGTATCGGTTGCACATTCCCGCGGAAATGATCCGTGCCTGTTATCCTCAGCCGGCCGCCGACAGCATCGACTATCACCCGAGCCAGGAGCCTCAACCATGACAGGCGTCATCCTGCGTTGTCCAAACTGCGGCACCTCCACTGCGACTTCCGGTGAGTGCGAGGCCTGCCACGAGGCACAAGTCCGCTTCTACTGTACGAACCATAACCCGGGGCATTGGTTAGATGCACCCGCATGTCCGCAATGCGGCGCAAAGTTTGGCGATCCGCGTCCTGCGGCACCGTCGGTGCCCCCTCCCGTTCGCCCACGTCCGCCGGTGCCTTTTCCCAAAGCAGCGCCCCGCGCGGAACCACCACCACCGCTGGATACGAGTCCCGGGCCATGGGGCCGGAGAGAGCGACGGAGGTCTGCCCGCCCTGAGGCGGAGACCGACCGCGCCTCAGCGGGCGACATCCGCACGGCAAAAATGCTGGAGATGCTTCGAGCCCTCTCCCGCGCCGGTCGTATCACTCGAAGGTCAACCTATCCGGTTCCGGAAGCGCCACCTGCAAGGGCAGCAGCGGCGGGGTGCCTGATGCGCTTTATGCTCCTCGTGATGTTCCTGTTCATCATCTTGCCGCTGATATTTTCCCTGATAGGAGGCTCTCTACTTGGCGTACTCGACGGCTATTACTTCTGAGGATCGACGACCACGCCACGCTCCAGGCGGCTGAGGCCGGACGTCCGCGCCATCCCATCTATTTTTTGTACCTTATACGTGCCGCTCCACAGCTAGCA belongs to Rhizobium indicum and includes:
- a CDS encoding metallophosphoesterase, encoding MNSAGGKVPEPDPPCEQPAIAEAHPVITEVPKDELGAPGLSRPAADVPAVGSEPTPVVAAPLDEEPASRTESLPSDQALSKVTAFAPLEIVDVNDLDWKAVLNRANPSSIRSEIRSTVESMEGLLDRADGPGMLFDKFRADPTDKVIKISDFDTEIPLWIIGDLHGDLLALEAALVAMRQPDLQPGEVQPRILFLGDLFDDEGFSLEILLRVFELIVDAPDRVCVIAGNHDEALSYDGVRFSSSVTPSDFADFLNANLTHEWIERAGKLAVRLFTNAPRALFFPDGLLAAHGGFPLVDLHPALAESGEWNNPMCLSDFVWTRAHPKARRKLPNRFSRGSQFGYEDFAAFCSLSAGLGRPVTHMVRGHDHVDERYASFPAYRANPLLTTVALSRRLSREAFGPYERVPTMARHVEGALPSVYRLHIPAEMIRACYPQPAADSIDYHPSQEPQP
- a CDS encoding protein kinase domain-containing protein, encoding MAKKLKIGDRIRQYRVTKVFGPGMMAISYGAQTSTGEKVFLKQYKSPAPTVVWYGAFVAYQNELGARVRNGRAAQFAVRQVDAFEEIWGGLCYFQAFEFVENGADLQQMLDEEREQHRRTKLAATRDATVWARHLTWSKVFMTGIAALHESKVVHADLKPANAYLITDPSISSGYQLKLIDMDFSLLADRRAPWHGHQGYVGTDNYRSPEHMTRGAIPGLASDIFTCGLMLYELLAGHHPYWTEDQADYAKLVQSYAAKPPALAGLMPAPANNAEVSAVLHRCLCPDPAARPTAAEVRAILSGRGAGSAVSEQKAAASTTEGIAPPTSAELIISERIELLGADGRSLQIGVMTELGKPLLRQFGPESEFWDNRQCVLERNPTRQWVISPVDGATNETLVNGLTLTAPRPLRQGDRIAVGRQAKGIAKMPLTVRALNK